In Mustela nigripes isolate SB6536 chromosome 2, MUSNIG.SB6536, whole genome shotgun sequence, a single window of DNA contains:
- the LOC132009951 gene encoding protein SET-like yields MAPKRQSSLPPQTKKPRQPPALKPRQTSTSQHLHKGEKEQQEAIEYIDEVQNEIDRLNEQANEQILKVEQKYNKLRQPFFQKRSELIAKIPNFWVTTFVNHPQVSALLGEEDEEVLHYLTRVEVTEFEDIKSGYRIDFYFDENPYFENKVLSKEFHLNESGDPSSKSTEIKWKYGKDLTKHSSQTQNKASRKRQHEEPESFFTWFTDHSDAGADELGEVIKDDIWPNASQYYLVPDMDDEEGEGEEDDDDDDEEGGLEDIDEEGDEDEGEEDEDDDEGEEGEEDEGEDD; encoded by the coding sequence ATGGCCCCCAAACGCCAGTCTTCACTCCCGCCTCAAACGAAGAAACCAAGACAGCCTCCTGCCCTCAAGCCAAGGCAGACGTCAACATCTCAGCACTtgcataaaggagaaaaagaacagcaagaagCAATTGAATATATTGATGaagtacaaaatgaaatagaCAGACTTAATGAACAAGCCAATGAGCAGATTTTGAAAGTAGAACAGAAATATAACAAACTCCGCCAACCATTTTTTCAGAAGAGATCGGAATTGATCGCCAAAATCCCCAATTTTTGGGTAACAACATTTGTCAATCATCCCCAAGTGTCTGCACTGCTTGGGGAGGAGGATGAAGAGGTGCTGCATTATTTGACAAGAGTTGAAGTGACAGAATTTGAAGATATTAAATCAGGTTacagaatagatttttattttgatgaaaaccCTTACTTCGAAAATAAAGTTCTCTCCAAAGAATTTCATCTGAATGAGAGTGGTGATCCATCTTCAAAGTCCACTGAAATCAAATGGAAATATGGAAAGGATTTGACGAAACATTCAAGTCAAACACAGAATAAAGCCAGCAGGAAGAGACAGCATGAGGAACCAGAGAGCTTCTTCACCTGGTTTACTGACCATTCTGATGCAGGTGCAGATGAGTTAGGAGAAGTCATCAAAGATGATATTTGGCCAAATGCATCACAGTACTACTTGGTTCCCGATATGGATGacgaagaaggggaaggagaagaggatgatgacgatgatgatgaagAAGGAGGATTGGAAGATATTGATGAAGAAGGAGATGAGGATGAAggtgaagaagatgaagatgatgatgagggggaggaaggagaggaggatgAAGGAGAAGATGACTAA